A stretch of Ipomoea triloba cultivar NCNSP0323 chromosome 11, ASM357664v1 DNA encodes these proteins:
- the LOC115996361 gene encoding uncharacterized protein LOC115996361, protein MPGFDMITARIRDSFRSSRRPDHVISVLENNEMVTVGWVETHVFVQIPHERVLITLFHPVNGGYPLSSEEDEPMVENVDDLVYAPLYEGTPPTRDQPSTSESHAFVVHFGHMEKVFDMLKEHEHVNFRIVGPEAYNPADLHVLARITYRNMFDIHRRDQIYMHVQDQVDVPQSIWHGIHYHQNLLFHITCESLRSLFHSFRLLSEGKRTLLGCSFLSVALSCVLGSSLAGLCI, encoded by the exons ATGCCAGGATTTGATATGATTACTGCTCGCATTCGTGATTCGTTTCGATCTTCTCGAAGACCAGATCACGTTATTTCTGTCTTGGAGAATAATGAGATGGTGACAGTTGGATGGGTAGAGACACATGTATTTGTACAGATCCCTCATGAGCGCGTTCTCATCACTCTTTTTCACCCCGTGAATGGAGGGTATCCTTTGAGTAGTGAGGAGGATGAGCCGATGGTTGAGAATGTGGACGACCTTGTGTATGCGCCCCTCTACGAGGGTACACCCCCCACGAGGGATCAACCCTCCACCTCTGAGTCACATGCCTTCGTTGTCCACTTTGGTCACATGGAAAAAGTGTTTGACATGTTGAAGGAGcatgaacatgtcaattttaGAATAGTGGGACCAGAAGCATATAATCCGGCAGATCTACACGTTCTTGCACGGATTACTT ATAGAAATATGTTCGATATACATCGCAGGGATCAGATCTACATGCACGTTCAAGACCAGGTCGATGTCCCCCAATCTATATGGCACGGAATTCATTATCACCAAAATTTGCTTTTTCACATCACTTGTGAGAGTTTGCGCTCCCTTTTTCATAGTTTTCGACTACTTAGCGAGGGCAAGAGAACATTACTAGGATGCTCATTTCTAAGCGTGGCATTGAGCTGCGTGCTAGGGAGCTCCCTAGCAGGATTATGCATATAG
- the LOC115996928 gene encoding protein RKD1-like, translated as MLPNRPTIGGGVIKGEEEVTVGVQSEVAEAELITMIPEPRIGNPKIKIIEDNKIHPIITLDNSSFWDEIHLSPLRDSAQSTDHTSVGGIENAPLELNEIVGTAVTDVVAADQSNTVVVEEDNTITAVDVANINANVFIGRKRTRRTFCDTTTLTFEMFSKYFYLTADQAAEEMQVGRATFKKKCREVGIAYWPYRKLVSLDRLLANVQEFGEIKDQAELQRVIKGLEDEKKAILQNPNIELAEATTRLRDKCDRNSSKKRRYIDPTAIPSTIPESSSQAPIFPDIPELAPEDIQEVLAMLDEDVPPPNNTTDN; from the exons ATGTTGCCCAATCGACCAACAATCGGAGGGGGCGTGATCAAGGGCGAGGAAGAGGTCACAGTAGGGGTCCAAAGCGAGGTGGCAGAAGCGGAGCTAATAACGATGATTCCTGAACCCAGAATAGGCAACCCGAAAATCAAGATCATCGAGGacaacaaaatacatccaattATAACTCTG GATAATTCTTCCTTTTGGGATGAGATTCACCTATCACCGTTAAGGGATAGTGCACAGAGTACAGATCATACTTCTGTGGGAGGTATTGAGAATGCTCCACTAGAATTGAACGAGATAGTTG GTACTGCAGTTACAGATGTTGTGGCTGCAGACCAAAGCAATACTGTAGTGGTAGAGGAAGATAATACCATTACAGCGGTAGATGTAGCAAATATAAATGCCAATGTATTTATTGGGAGAAAGAGGACTAGAAGAACCTTTTGTGATACTACCACATTAACATTTGAAATGTTTTctaaatatttctatttaaCTGCTGATCAAGCTGCAGAAGAAATGCAGGTCGGGAGAGCAACTTTCAAGAAAAAATGTAGGGAAGTAGGGATTGCCTACTGGCCTTATAGGAAACTTGTGAGTTTGGACAGGCTATTAGCAAATGTCCAG GAATTCGGTGAAATCAAAGATCAAGCTGAACTGCAAAGGGTAATAAAGGGGctagaagatgagaagaaaGCGATTCTACAGAATCCAAACATAGAGTTGGCTGAGGCAACAACAAGACTCAGAGACAAATGTGACAGGAATAGTTCTAAAAAGAGAAGGTATATAGATCCGACAGCTATTCCTTCAACTATTCCTGAGAGTTCATCACAAGCTCCTATATTTCCTGATATTCCTGAATTAGCACCAGAGGACATACAGGAAGTACTCGCTATGTTAGATGAAGATGTTCCTCCTCCCAATAATACTACTGacaattaa